GTAAAGAATACGGGAAAGGGTTGTTTTCCCGGCTCCAGAGAGTCCAACCACTCCAAATATTTCTCCATCATTTATGATGAGATCTATACCATCTACGGCTTTTATCACTCCTCTTTCAATGGAGTAGTAGTGTTTTTTCACTCCACCCATTTTTATTATGGGGCCGCCGGTTTTGAATTCAGTTTTCTTTTCAGGCAGGGGGACTTGATCAAGGAAACTCTGTACTACAGTTTCTGGGTCTCCTTCTTTCACAACTTCTCCCTTTTCCAGCCAGATAACATAATCCGATAGTTGTCGCATTACTTCTGGCCAGTGGGAGGTGATTACCATGGTGGTTCCCTTTTCTTTTACTCCCTTAATCAATGCCTGGTGGATTAATTCCGCAGTTTGTGGATCAAGAGTACCGGTAGGTTCGTCAGCTAAAAACAGCATTGGTTCTTTGGCTATCTGACGTGCCAGAACCACTCTTTGTTTTTCCCCACCTGAGAGATCACGGGCAATATGGGTGATACGGTGGGTCATTTGGGCCATATCCAGAAGATCAATGGCCATGTAAGTACTCTCTTCCTCGTTATGTCCGGTTATTGACTTTATAACATTATCAATAACTGTGTCATCCTCGTAGAGGGCAAATGTCCTCTGTAACATAATGGAGATGCGACGTTTAATTGCTGCAAACAGTTTACGATCAGCATGCCAGAAGTCAACTTTCTGAACTTCAAGATTGCATCCGCATAGGCAGGGATTATCTGCCATTGAAGGCGGTTCTACTCTTAAACACTCAGGGCAAACCGCTACATTATATATGATTTTACCTTCAGTGGGGCGGTAGTCCTTCATTCCCCTTAACATGTTCATGAGGACGGACTTTCCAGAACCACTTCTTCCCAAGATACCCAGAACAGAGCCTTCATCTATGGTTATGTTCAAATTTTTCAGGATTTCTACACCATCAAAGGTTTTGGTGACGTTTTCCAATTGTATAAAATACATTTAACCACCTTTTCCAATAATAATCAACTAAATGAGTAATTTATTTATGAGCAGTAGGTTCTCTAATCTTTGACCTTTGTTTTTAATTTATATGATTACATATTAAAAATTTTATATAAAAAAATATTTCAATGCTATATTTGGGATAGATCAAAGGGTAGCGTTCCGGTAATGGCGGCACGGGCAATTGATATCCCATCAGCACCTGCAGCTAACATCTTCTGGGCGGAATCAACATTGGTGATGGAATTATTACCAATAATAAACAGAGAAGTTTCCTGACGGATTGATTTAATTGTTTCATGATCTGCTGAGTTATAACCTGGTTTCATTGCATCAACATGCAGGTAATCAGCACCAGCATGTTCAATGGCTCGGACAATTTCAAGGTCATCAACACATGGAACATTAGCCCGAATTTTCACTGATGTTTTGCTTTTTGCCTTATTAACCACTTCTCTGGTGAATTCTTCCAGATGGGATGGGTTTTCCAGGAGGGACTGACCACAGCCCAGTTCAGTTATCTCGGGCTGTCTGCAGTGGGCATTGATCTCCACTACATCCACGTTATTAAGCTTTGAAACTTCAATAATTGGATCGGGGGTAAGGGCACGGAGGTTTACAGAAATCAAACCATTCCATAAGTCCTGATCCTTAACTAGAACTGATTGTTCTTCAAGGTAAGCTAATAATTCCCCTGGTTTTAGGTCAAATTCGGGTCTTCCACGGGATAAGATTTTTTGCCCCGCATTCCAGGTGGCTTGATCAGCATTGTAACCTCCTAAGGTCACCATGTCAAACCCGAACGTTGAAATGTCCCTGCAAAAGGCACCATCCGTGATACCGGCCATGGGAGCTAGAACTTCAATAGATTCCTCTCCAATATTACGAGTAAAAAAACCTAGACTGGTTAGTTTATGACCAGAAAAGGTTCTTGAATTTTTTTTTAATTAATTTGAATTAATGAAATTTGATAATAAATCCTTTAAAAAAAATTTGTGAAATTTTTAAGGTTTAGGGTTTATTATTCAGAACATGGACTAAATTGTAGGTATTACCATCCCTTATTTCTTCCAAAGCCAAATCAGCCAGGTTGGCAGCTTTTTCGGCCGTAGATGCCTTCCCAACACCTGCTTTAAGGGCGATGTTGATTTCTTCTTCAATTTCTTCAATTACAGTAAGTATTCCTTCAGGGGTCATACCATTACAGGGAGACATGAAGTTATCCCCACCAATGAAGAAGAGTAAAGATCCCTTTTCTATTAATTTTTTCATGAGGAAATGTTGAACCCGATTAACTATAAAAGAAGTATCATATG
This DNA window, taken from Methanobacterium subterraneum, encodes the following:
- a CDS encoding MJ0144 family RNA dihydrouridine synthase-like protein encodes the protein MAGITDGAFCRDISTFGFDMVTLGGYNADQATWNAGQKILSRGRPEFDLKPGELLAYLEEQSVLVKDQDLWNGLISVNLRALTPDPIIEVSKLNNVDVVEINAHCRQPEITELGCGQSLLENPSHLEEFTREVVNKAKSKTSVKIRANVPCVDDLEIVRAIEHAGADYLHVDAMKPGYNSADHETIKSIRQETSLFIIGNNSITNVDSAQKMLAAGADGISIARAAITGTLPFDLSQI
- the atwA gene encoding methyl coenzyme M reductase system, component A2, whose amino-acid sequence is MYFIQLENVTKTFDGVEILKNLNITIDEGSVLGILGRSGSGKSVLMNMLRGMKDYRPTEGKIIYNVAVCPECLRVEPPSMADNPCLCGCNLEVQKVDFWHADRKLFAAIKRRISIMLQRTFALYEDDTVIDNVIKSITGHNEEESTYMAIDLLDMAQMTHRITHIARDLSGGEKQRVVLARQIAKEPMLFLADEPTGTLDPQTAELIHQALIKGVKEKGTTMVITSHWPEVMRQLSDYVIWLEKGEVVKEGDPETVVQSFLDQVPLPEKKTEFKTGGPIIKMGGVKKHYYSIERGVIKAVDGIDLIINDGEIFGVVGLSGAGKTTLSRILYGLTDPSSGDIEVKLGDNWIDMTEKGIFGRGRVKPYLGILHQEYSLYPHRNVLGNLTEAISLELPAEFAKMKALYVLHAVGFDENYAEKIITKYPDELSGGERHRVALAQVLIKEPNIVILDEPTGTMDPITRVQVTDSIRKARDELKQTFVIISHDMDFVLDVCDRAALMRGGKILKTGLPADIVEDLTPSEKEKMLKEE